The sequence AGGTGCGGACGATTACTCAGGTCCACTACGACTTGGGCAAGGGCTTCATCCATCGGAACCATTGCTGAGCCGTAGCGCTTAATCCCTTTTTTATCTCCCAGCGATTCCAGTAATGCCTGTCCTAAGCAAATGCCGATATCTTCTGTCGTGTGATGGTCATCCACTTCAATATCACCGTTTGCCTCGATCACACAATCGAATTGCCCGTGCTTCGTAAATAAGTCCAGCATATGACTCATAAACGGGACGCCCGTCTTAATCTCCGAATTCCCCTCTCCATCGATCCCAAAATTCAAGCGAATATCGGTCTCATTCGTCTTTCGAACAATCTCTGCACTTCTCACCATGATGTCCTCCTTTTTGGAGGGACGGACCTCTGTGAGGTCCGTCCCTCTTCCCTATTATTCTTTATCGAATCGAATCTCAACTGCTCTTGCATGGGCTTCCAGTCCCTCTAAGCGGGCAAGCTTCGCGATTTTTTGATGATTTTGTCGCAGTGCTGTTTCACTATATGAAATGACACTTGTCTTTTTCATGAATTCGTCTACATTCAACGGACTTGAAAAACGCGCTGTCCCATTGGTCGGGAGAACGTGATTCGGTCCTGCAAAATAGTCCCCGACAGGCTCGGAGCTGTAGCGGCCGAGAAAGATCGCTCCGGCATGACGGATTTTGGCCATCGTTTCAATTGGCTTCTCTGTCAGTATTTCCAAATGCTCTGCAGCGAGCTTGTTCACAACATCTATTCCTTCCTCTATGTCTCTCGTCACATAGATCACTCCGTAATCGGTGATGGATTGACGGGCGATCTCTTCACGTGGCAGGGAAGTCAGTTGTTGTTCAACCTGTGAGGACACCGCCTCAGCAAGTGTCTCCGAATTCGTCACAAGAACGGCAGATGCAAAAACGTCATGCTCCGCTTGGGAAAGAAGGTCAGCGGCAATTTCATCAGGGCGTTGATGTTCATCGGCCAAAATCACGATTTCACTCGGGCCGGCGATCATATCAATATCCACATCGCCAAACACTTCTCGTTTTGCCAGGGCTACATAGATGTTCCCTGGACCTGTTATTTTATCTACAGAGGTGATGGATTCAGTCCCATACGCCAGTGCGGCTACGGCTTGAGCACCGCCAACTTTAAAGATGTCTTCCACACCGGCAATTTTAGCTGCGACCAATACGCCGGGAGATAGCTTCCCATCCTTACCCGGTGGCGAAACCATCGTGATTTGTTTGACCCCGGCTACTTTAGCCGGCAATACATTCATTAATACAGAGGACGGGTATGCAGCCGTCCCGCCTGGCACGTACACGCCTACTGAATCAAGTGGCGTCAGCTTTTGGCCAAGCATCGTCCCATCCTCATTGGTGGTAAACCATGAGGCTCTCTTTTGCTTA is a genomic window of Rossellomorea sp. y25 containing:
- the hisB gene encoding imidazoleglycerol-phosphate dehydratase HisB, with translation MRSAEIVRKTNETDIRLNFGIDGEGNSEIKTGVPFMSHMLDLFTKHGQFDCVIEANGDIEVDDHHTTEDIGICLGQALLESLGDKKGIKRYGSAMVPMDEALAQVVVDLSNRPHLEFRAELPSQKVGTFDTELVHEFLWKLALEARMNLHVIVHYGHNTHHIIEAIFKALGRALDEATTIDPRVKGVPSTKGML
- the hisD gene encoding histidinol dehydrogenase codes for the protein MKIIKDINGASIKRSIDSGTEEQRRAVQGIISSVQENGDQAVREYTEKFDGVQLENYKVTQSEIEEAFASLDSEMVSIIEEAADNIRDFHFKQKRASWFTTNEDGTMLGQKLTPLDSVGVYVPGGTAAYPSSVLMNVLPAKVAGVKQITMVSPPGKDGKLSPGVLVAAKIAGVEDIFKVGGAQAVAALAYGTESITSVDKITGPGNIYVALAKREVFGDVDIDMIAGPSEIVILADEHQRPDEIAADLLSQAEHDVFASAVLVTNSETLAEAVSSQVEQQLTSLPREEIARQSITDYGVIYVTRDIEEGIDVVNKLAAEHLEILTEKPIETMAKIRHAGAIFLGRYSSEPVGDYFAGPNHVLPTNGTARFSSPLNVDEFMKKTSVISYSETALRQNHQKIAKLARLEGLEAHARAVEIRFDKE